Proteins co-encoded in one Chitinophagales bacterium genomic window:
- a CDS encoding response regulator translates to MKNKKQVLIIDDDQSTRMLLGCLLSQKYDIATQNNGLEAMAWLGKGNIPDVILLDVNMPRLNGPEFLQNIRTSGFYRDIPVIVVSGIEREKMMRRLYELGTNDFVRKPFKPNELFEKIENVLTLLKPLHYE, encoded by the coding sequence ATGAAAAATAAAAAACAGGTGCTCATCATAGACGATGATCAAAGTACCCGTATGCTTTTGGGGTGTCTGCTAAGTCAAAAATATGACATTGCTACACAAAACAATGGATTAGAAGCTATGGCATGGTTAGGTAAAGGAAACATTCCTGATGTGATTTTACTAGATGTAAATATGCCCCGCTTGAATGGCCCTGAATTTTTGCAGAATATCCGCACTAGCGGATTCTATAGAGATATTCCTGTGATAGTTGTATCGGGAATTGAACGGGAAAAAATGATGAGAAGACTTTACGAACTGGGTACAAATGATTTTGTACGCAAACCTTTCAAACCAAACGAGTTGTTTGAGAAAATCGAAAATGTTTTGACCCTTTTAAAACCATTACACTATGAGTAA
- the lipA gene encoding lipoyl synthase: MSQKPERQRKPSWLKVKLPIGQSYKNVRKIVDEHKLHTICQSGNCPNMGECWGAGTATFMILGNVCTRSCSFCAVATGRPPEYDEDEPRRVAEAVRLMGVKHCVITSVNRDELKDGGSTIWAETINEIRRQSPSTTLETLIPDFKAKWDNLYRVLETRPEVVSHNMETVSRLYRLVRPQARYQRSLEQIQRTKDFGLRTKSGFMLGLGEKEEEVYQILEDLKNHGCDVVTIGQYLQPTKHHLEVAEFVHPDIFAKYKEAGLRMGLRYVESGPLVRSSYHAERHLL, translated from the coding sequence ATTTCCCAAAAACCAGAACGTCAAAGAAAACCCTCTTGGCTCAAAGTCAAATTGCCCATTGGGCAAAGCTATAAGAATGTTCGCAAGATTGTGGATGAACACAAGCTGCACACGATTTGTCAAAGCGGCAACTGCCCAAATATGGGCGAATGTTGGGGAGCAGGTACGGCTACGTTTATGATATTGGGAAATGTCTGTACCCGTTCTTGTTCGTTTTGTGCAGTCGCTACGGGTCGTCCGCCCGAATACGATGAAGACGAACCCCGCAGGGTAGCAGAGGCAGTGCGATTGATGGGGGTCAAACATTGTGTGATTACCTCGGTCAATCGAGATGAACTCAAAGATGGCGGTTCTACGATTTGGGCAGAAACAATCAATGAAATTCGCCGTCAAAGTCCTTCAACTACTTTGGAGACCTTGATTCCCGACTTCAAAGCCAAATGGGACAATTTGTACCGTGTATTGGAAACCCGTCCAGAGGTGGTTTCTCACAATATGGAAACGGTGAGCCGACTCTATCGTTTGGTGCGTCCACAAGCGAGGTATCAGCGGAGTTTGGAGCAAATCCAACGGACAAAGGATTTTGGGTTGAGAACCAAATCGGGTTTTATGTTGGGATTGGGTGAAAAAGAAGAAGAAGTGTATCAAATATTAGAAGACTTGAAAAATCATGGCTGTGATGTGGTCACGATTGGTCAATACCTACAACCGACCAAACATCATTTGGAAGTTGCCGAATTTGTGCATCCCGATATTTTTGCGAAATACAAAGAAGCTGGTTTGAGAATGGGGCTTCGATATGTAGAAAGTGGGCCATTGGTTCGGTCATCTTACCATGCCGAGAGGCATTTGTTATAG
- a CDS encoding T9SS type A sorting domain-containing protein → MFKLYIIIFLLFAFNFKIHAQGWVKVYDIGWWGGNFFRDSSKNFIIYAGGLIVKINNEGELLWVEAPSNYRSNNFYYTPNNESLLLQTNLSDFPKKAAVTLLDTDKEIQWEYQLLDFPFHENSQFSQSHARDAVQNEEGDYFVFGDSFEHATLSPVEGYDFHVPFLIKLNAQGERQWLHTYCNTLPPLDYGMQKSFAIENSGDGGFVLMTIVDDGSATQYQYPGFTKVNSAGEMLWKQYLYYKLIIPQYNGVEYIIQYPSDNMVITAAGEIVTAGMSRPKGEYIGIPYLMTLNPDGSLQSFLPLDIPFNQEYLYNIEIQDIQQYGENYVLLYNGRIINNLRIIGLAVIDKMGNTLLNKVYDNMNTTITGTRAESIMVLEEGGFAIVGGGLDLTLIKTDSLGNCYPNTQFDATDTGLGLYQFDNQSENADSYFWEFGDSSTDTTAMTFHQYQAIGVYEVCLTATNLCDSFKKCENIEVAEVTDIEAYEWEQGLLVYPNPVHNTPLFVDIPQINEPPTLTLYNSLGQQLSLPQSANALDTSALKVGVYYLQIEVGRETTVRKIVVY, encoded by the coding sequence ATGTTTAAATTATATATAATAATATTTCTATTATTTGCATTTAACTTTAAAATTCATGCTCAAGGATGGGTAAAAGTTTATGATATAGGGTGGTGGGGCGGTAATTTTTTCAGAGATTCGAGTAAAAATTTTATCATATATGCAGGTGGTCTAATAGTCAAAATTAATAATGAGGGTGAATTATTATGGGTTGAAGCCCCTAGTAACTATCGTTCAAATAATTTTTATTACACTCCCAATAACGAATCCCTCCTCCTCCAAACCAATCTATCCGATTTTCCTAAAAAAGCGGCTGTTACACTTTTGGATACAGATAAAGAAATACAATGGGAATATCAATTGTTGGATTTTCCCTTCCATGAAAATTCTCAGTTTTCCCAAAGCCATGCCCGAGATGCAGTACAGAACGAAGAAGGAGACTATTTTGTTTTTGGAGATAGTTTTGAACACGCTACACTAAGCCCCGTTGAAGGCTATGATTTCCATGTTCCTTTTTTGATCAAACTAAATGCACAGGGTGAACGACAGTGGCTTCATACCTACTGCAATACCCTTCCTCCTTTGGATTACGGTATGCAGAAAAGTTTTGCGATTGAAAACAGTGGAGATGGGGGTTTTGTCTTGATGACCATTGTAGATGACGGTTCTGCCACTCAATATCAATACCCTGGATTTACCAAGGTCAATTCGGCAGGAGAAATGCTTTGGAAACAATATCTTTACTACAAACTAATTATCCCTCAATACAATGGTGTCGAGTACATTATACAATATCCATCTGACAATATGGTCATTACAGCAGCAGGAGAAATTGTCACTGCAGGAATGTCAAGACCCAAAGGAGAATACATAGGGATTCCCTACTTAATGACCCTCAACCCTGACGGTTCTTTGCAGTCTTTTTTGCCTTTGGATATTCCCTTCAATCAAGAATACCTTTACAATATTGAAATACAAGATATTCAACAATATGGAGAGAATTATGTCTTATTATACAATGGTAGAATAATAAACAACCTAAGAATCATTGGACTAGCGGTGATAGATAAAATGGGGAATACATTGCTCAACAAGGTTTACGACAATATGAATACGACAATTACAGGCACGAGGGCAGAAAGCATTATGGTTTTAGAGGAAGGAGGTTTTGCTATTGTTGGAGGAGGATTAGACCTTACCCTTATCAAAACCGACAGCTTAGGAAACTGTTACCCCAACACCCAATTTGATGCTACCGATACAGGCTTGGGTTTGTACCAATTTGACAATCAATCCGAAAATGCCGATAGCTACTTTTGGGAATTTGGAGATAGCAGCACAGATACGACTGCAATGACTTTTCATCAATACCAAGCGATTGGAGTGTATGAAGTTTGTTTGACCGCCACCAACTTATGCGATTCCTTCAAAAAATGCGAAAACATTGAAGTAGCAGAAGTTACCGACATTGAAGCCTACGAATGGGAACAGGGGCTTTTGGTCTATCCCAATCCTGTTCACAACACACCGCTATTTGTGGACATTCCACAGATA